The Toxorhynchites rutilus septentrionalis strain SRP chromosome 3, ASM2978413v1, whole genome shotgun sequence genome includes a region encoding these proteins:
- the LOC129776437 gene encoding uncharacterized protein LOC129776437: protein MSQAKINVYFFTNGQPFKPPHKVVIERKQLEQNQIVERINRLHYYNGYVVYSLFGEVLRSIQEIHDESAFVAVPSDQCFQPGPYVKVFRDYINAKLPPAYESKKSKKPKKPITKPLGTSYGCKAPLLRIKKDVRFCPGCRHIAVDTRCQEFAGKQPRGKQDVCVCKNVDLHGECVPMPVRPKRKIKRKPKQNGLSSCFRKKNKKQEYVVRMRKRDLVRMEQMKARKEQRPRSRQGSACCGSKPSRKKYLKKAREKMIKQRAQRIKMEENRRIKEQRSIQNRIKRRRMRRKCASWFSPCCVRKPEPIWRQPTPHNCVEHLKQARDHAIRRRRALQIPEQTSWESVTFPPKFKKKIRGTQTTKADLKKARKASASGWSCFGSKKKKKKVVADAEAVEQPVC, encoded by the exons ATGTCCCAAGCCAAAATTAACGTTTACTTTTTTACCAATGGCCAACCGTTCAAACCTCCGCACAAAGTTGTCATCGAACGCAAGCAGCTGGAACAAAACCAGATCGTTGAACGGATTAATCGGTTGCACTATTACAATGGTTATGT CGTCTACTCGTTGTTCGGAGAGGTTCTTCGTTCGATTCAGGAAATTCATGATGAGTCGGCTTTTGTTGCGGTCCCAAGTGATCAGTGTTTCCAGCCAGGACCATACGTGAAGGTGTTCCGGGATTACATCAATGCCAAATT ACCTCCTGCGTACGAgagtaaaaaatcgaaaaagccTAAGAAACCCATTACCA AGCCACTAGGAACAAGCTACGGCTGCAAGGCACCTCTTCTAAGAATTAAGAAAGATGTGCGGTTTTGTCCCGGATGTCGTCACATTGCGGTGGATACACGATGCCAAGAATTCGCAGGTAAACAGCCTCGGGGAAAGCAGGATGTTTGTGTATGTAAAAATGTAGATTTGCACGGAGAATGTGTCCCCATGCCGGTGCGGCCAAAgcgtaaaataaaacgaaaGCCGAAACAGAATGGTTTGAGTAGTTGTTTCcgcaaaaagaataagaagcaAGAGTATGTCGTTCGGATGCGGAAGCGCGATTTAGTGAGGATGGAACAGATGAAGGCGAGAAAGGAGCAAAGGCCCAGAAGTAGGCAAGGTTCGGCATGCTGTGGAAGTAAACCTTCCCGGAAAAAGTATTTGAAAAAGGCACGCGAGAAGATGATCAAACAACGAGCCCAGAGGATAAAGATGGAAGAAAATCGGAGAATTAAAGAGCAGAGATCTATTCAAAATCGTATTAAGCGTCGTCGAATGAGGAGAAAGTGTGCAAGTTGGTTTTCCCCATGTTGCGTAAGGAAGCCAGAACCTATCTGGAGACAGCCGACGCCCCATAACTGTGTGGAACATTTGAAGCAGGCACGTGATCACGCAATTCGGCGGCGAAGAGCGCTTCAAATCCCCGAACAAACATCCTGGGAAAGCGTAACTTTTCCACCGAAGTTCAAAAAGAAGATTCGGGGCACTCAGACTACCAAGGCAGACCTGAAGAAGGCTCGTAAAGCTTCTGCATCGGGTTGGAGTTGTTTCGGaagcaagaagaagaagaagaaggttgtTGCAGATGCGGAAGCTGTAGAGCAACCTGTTTGTTGA
- the LOC129776435 gene encoding ATP-binding cassette sub-family C member 4-like, producing MDSSRKPEKKNPRKGAFCLSQLIFAWLLPLFYKGSRYGLSKDDLTKCLKKDKSEELGDKLEEQWEKEISRARRKNRSPRLRNALFHTFYKQSLFDGFLVFMFIFIKSILPIVLAQLLIQFQAPSNTTHIVTTPIAPPDVLLTTTLHFLRDQDENNTEWSRERRSIDSKTNALNLNHLNDNNYRDEAHNSSRDDEYFDLGDDEEAVKFRGLSTVADFIGHMWNDAYWLSGILVALTLLGCFCNHHSDLRQRLVGARMRIACCSAIYRKTLRMSKKAAGRTPAGYLINLLSNDVSRLDYGFIFLHYVWVLPLQAVFTCYIIWCSVRWAAVVGVVGLLLKTIPVQTGLGRLQSVLRMRVAKRTDQRVGIMNELIQGIQVIKMYAWEKPFRSVVSIARKKEVRQIRWASYIRGIYLSTMMFTERSTLFLAIATCFVEGRPITADIVFPMAQFFNTLQLTAAIFYPLAVSLGAEALVSIDRIQEFLEMEEQNKKMVGLHKNEDLMVKEQPEFAVVLNNVSACWEEGKEKTLKDLNLKAKSGQLLAVVGPVGAGKSSLLQLLLGELPMLNGDTTINGDISYGSQEPWLFAGTVRNNIIFGLPYDRKRYQEVVTHCALLTDFEQLPDGDKTVVGERGSSLSGGQRARVNLARAVYKNASIYLLDDPLSAVDTHVGRHLFDEVMGPKGYLAKQHATRILVTHQVHFLKDADWIVIIENGKILMQGTYQELSTSDLDFGKLMGSAEESEKDQDNEDIEDVMDEDIPFIDGVRNGKLLKSSSSIQGLSSLSCASSVSENLGRTTTEDQAEGSLPLRVWTTYFRAGGNVLLLSFTLFMLIFSQVVVSGSDYFVTYWTRQEERRVRDIPVTYSTGELLIAYGIIIIGVIFFTIFRGYLFFNICMKASRTLHDRMFAKILAAPMRFFDTNPSGRILNRFSKDMGAIDELLPKAIMDAVQVLLVMVGILVVISIMNLILLLALLGAVVLFAGTLKLYLRPTQDLKRLEGISRSPVFSHLAATLTGLSTIRANEAQQKITEEFDNLQNVHSAVWQLTMSSNAALGLWLDCISTGFVACVTFSFILLHQETYSANVGLAISQAMILTGMVQYGIRQTAESIQQMTSVERVIQYTEIPSETDPPKVPSADWPWQGQIEFQNMSLRYDAESEPVLKNLELTIAPTWKVGIVGRTGAGKSSLIGALFRLAPIDGKILIDGIDTGIVCLESLRSKISIIPQDPVLFSATIRYNLDPFDLFDDDALWKAINEVELRSAIPGLDYMVTESGTNFSVGQRQLICLARAILRNNKILVLDEATANVDPQTDALIQKTIREKFKHCTVLTVAHRLHTVMDSDRMLVMDAGRAREFDAPHVLLQQEGGILRDMVEATGPSESESLKNIAAETYARTHHSRQLVDVLPNPWRFSKENQ from the exons ATGGATAGTTCGCGCAAACCGGAAAAGAAGAACCCTCGGAAGGGTGCCTTCTGTCTGTCGCAGCTAATCTTCGCGTGGCTTTTGCCACTGTTCTACAAAGGCAGCCGGTACGGCCTCAGCAAGGACGATCTCACCAAGTGCCTGAAGAAAGATAAGTCGGAGGAGCTTGGAGATAAGTTAGAAGA GCAATGGGAGAAGGAAATATCTCGTGCGAGGAGGAAAAATCGATCTCCCCGTCTAAGGAATGCGTTGTTCCACACTTTCTAcaaacaatctctattcgacGGATTTCTGGTGTTTATGTTCATCTTCATTAA GTCGATACTGCCCATAGTGTTAGCTCAGCTCTTGATACAATTTCAAGCCCCCTCAAACACAACTCACATCGTGACTACACCCATCGCACCACCTGATGTCCTGCTCACTACAACTCTGCACTTCCTCCGCGACCAGGATGAGAACAACACAGAATGGAGTCGCGAACGGAGAAGTATTGACAGCAAAACGAACGCTCTGAACCTCAACCATCTGAATGATAACAACTACCGAGATGAGG CTCATAACAGCAGCCGAGATGACGAATATTTCGACCTTGGGGATGACGAAGAAGCTGTGAAGTTCAGAGGACTATCAACCGTAGCTGACTTTATCGGTCACATGTGGAACGATGCGTACTGGCTGTCTGGAATTTTGGTGGCATTGACCTTGCTAGGATGCTTCTGTAATCACCACTCGGATTTGAGACAGCGATTAGTGGGTGCGCGAATGCGAATCGCGTGCTGCTCGGCCATATACAGAAAAACACTGAGGATGTCCAAAAAAGCAGCTGGACGAACGCCGGCAGGTTATTTGATTAATTTACTTTCGAACGACGTCAGCCGGTTGGACTATGGTTTCATCTTTTTGCACTATGTTTGGGTTTTGCCCTTGCAG GCCGTCTTCACGTGCTACATTATCTGGTGTAGCGTTCGATGGGCTGCCGTTGTGGGAGTAGTTGGGCTTTTGCTAAAGACCATTCCTGTCCAAACGGGTCTTGGTCGTCTCCAATCGGTGCTACGCATGCGCGTCGCCAAACGAACAGATCAGCGCGTTGGGATCATGAACGAGCTGATACAAGGTATCCAAGTTATCAAGATGTACGCTTGGGAGAAACCTTTCCGCAGTGTGGTATCGATAGCGCGTAAAAAAGAGGTTCGACAAATCCGATGGGCTTCCTACATTCGGGGTATTTATCTCAGCACCATGATGTTTACGGAAAGATCAACACTGTTCCTAGCGATTGCTACGTGCTTCGTCGAAGGGCGACCCATCACGGCGGATATCGTCTTCCCAATGGCCCAATTCTTCAATACCCTTCAGCTCACGGCCGCTATTTTCTACCCACTAGCAGTTTCGTTAGGAGCTGAGGCATTGGTTTCGATCGATCGTATTCAGGAGTTTCTCGAGATGGaagagcaaaacaaaaaaatggtaGGTTTACACAAAAATGAAGATCTCATGGTCAAGGAACAACCGGAATTCGCCGTAGTGCTGAATAATGTCTCCGCATGCTGGGAAGAGGGTAAAGAGAAAACACTTAAAGATTTGAATCTGAAAGCCAAATCGGGCCAACTATTGGCCGTCGTCGGACCTGTTGGTGCAGGGAAAAGCTCCCTTCTTCAACTGCTTCTGGGCGAATTACCAATGCTAAACGGAGACACCACTATCAACGGGGACATCTCGTATGGATCACAGGAACCCTGGTTGTTTGCCGGAACGGTCAGAAATAACATAATATTTGGACTGCCATACGATCGCAAGCGCTATCAGGAGGTTGTTACACACTGTGCCTTACTGACTGATTTTGAGCAACTGCCGGACGGTGACAAGACGGTTGTCGGAGAACGTGGAAGTTCACTGTCGGGCGGACAGCGTGCCCGAGTGAATCTAGCTCGAGCGGTTTACAAAAATGCATCAATATATCTTCTCGACGATCCGCTGAGTGCAGTCGATACGCACGTGGGACGTCATCTTTTCGACGAAGTTATGGGACCAAAAGGTTATCTGGCAAAGCAACATGCAACGCGTATTCTAGTTACTCACCAGGTCCACTTTTTGAAAGATGCTGATTGGATTGTTATTATTGAGAAC GGCAAAATACTTATGCAGGGTACTTATCAGGAACTATCTACCAGTGATTTAGATTTCGGCAAATTGATGGGATCTGCTGAAGAAAGCGAAAAGGATCAAGATAATGAAGACATAGAAGATGTTATGGATGAAGACATTCCATTCATCGATGGTGTAAGGAATGGAAAGCTGTTAAAAAGTTCCTCTTCGATACAAGGACTTTCATCCCTTTCGTGTGCC TCAAGTGTGAGCGAGAACCTCGGACGCACTACGACCGAAGATCAGGCGGAAGGAAGCCTTCCACTGAGAGTGTGGACGACATATTTTCGAGCTGGCGGCAATGTTTTACTTCTATCGTTCACCTTATTCATGCTAATCTTCTCCCAAGTTGTAGTCAGTGGATCAGACTACTTTGTGACTTATTGGACCCGGCAGGAAGAACGCCGTGTTAGGGACATCCCGGTGACGTACTCCACCGGTGAACTACTTATAGCCTATGGCATTATCATAATTGGAGTTATATTTTTCACTATCTTCCGTGGTTACCTGTTCTTCAACATTTGCATGAAGGCATCCAGGACGCTACATGATCGCATGTTTGCGAAAATACTTGCCGCTCCAATGAGATTTTTCGACACAAATCCGTCAGGTCGCATCCTCAACAGATTCTCCAAAGACATGGGTGCGATTGATGAGCTGTTGCCTAAGGCAATTATGGATGCAGTTCAGGTGCTGCTTGTAATGGTCGGTATTTTGGTGGTGATATCCATCATGAACCTGATCCTCCTGCTTGCTCTGCTCGGAGCCGTTGTACTATTTGCGGGAACCTTGAAACTCTATCTTCGACCCACTCAAGATCTCAAGCGCCTGGAAGGCATAT CTCGCAGTCCGGTCTTCTCGCATCTGGCTGCAACACTTACGGGACTCTCAACCATCCGAGCGAATGAAGCGCAGCAGAAAATCACCGAAGAGTTCGATAATCTTCAGAACGTTCACTCGGCCGTTTGGCAACTGACAATGTCCAGCAATGCCGCGCTAGGATTGTGGTTGGACTGCATCAGCACCGGTTTTGTGGCTTGCGTAACGTTCAGCTTTATACTGCTTCATCAAG AAACATACAGCGCCAACGTAGGTCTCGCCATATCGCAAGCGATGATTCTGACAGGAATGGTGCAGTACGGAATTCGACAGACAGCCGAATCGATCCAGCAAATGACCTCAGTCGAAAGAGTGATACAATACACGGAAATTCCATCGGAAACCGATCCGCCAAAGGTCCCATCAGCGGACTGGCCTTGGCAGGGACAGATCGAGTTCCAGAACATGTCGTTACGCTATGATGCGGAAAGTGAACCCGTGTTGAAAAATCTCGAACTGACCATAGCACCAACCTGGAAGGTGGGAATCGTCGGAAGGACGGGCGCCGGGAAATCATCCCTAATAGGAGCTCTCTTTCGATTGGCTCCCATCGATGGGAAGATTTTGATCGATGGCATCGATACGGGTATTGTCTGTTTGGAATCTCTTCGGTCGAAAATTTCGATCATCCCCCAAGATCCGGTACTGTTCAGCGCTACTATAAGATACAACCTAGATCCGTTCGATCTGTTTGATGATGATGCTCTGTGGAAGGCGATTAATGAAGTCGAACTTCGATCGGCAATTCCAGGATTGGACTATATGGTTACCGAGAGTGGGACAAATTTCAGCGTAGGACAGCGTCAATTGATTTGTTTGGCAAGAGCAATTTTGAGAAACAATAAAATTCTGGTGCTCGACGAAGCTACGGCAAATGTGGACCCACA AACTGATGCACTCATCCAGAAGACAATCAGAGAGAAGTTTAAACACTGCACAGTGCTCACGGTGGCTCACCGTCTACACACGGTGATGGATTCCGACAGAATGTTGGTTATGGACGCCGGCAGAGCACGCGAATTCGATGCTCCTCATGTCCTCCTACAGCAAGAAGGAGGAATACTGAGAGATATGGTGGAAGCAACAGGTCCCTCGGAATCGGAATCTCTCAAAAACATCGCGGCCGAAACTTATGCTCGCACACATCACAGTCGACAACTAGTCGACGTTTTACCGAATCCTTGGCGTTTTAGCAAGGAAAATCAGTAA